The DNA region TTACATCTTTGATCTAAATGTGCAATTTTATTTTAGGTATTTAAACAATCGCAAAGAAACtaacaaaagaaagaattaGGATCTTAACAAAGAGAATTAGAATGAAAAAACCACTGAACCACACAAGATAACAAAAAATCAGTTGATGAGCTTTGACCTCCTCTCTAAAGACACCTACAAGATTAACCGTACCACATTAAACAATAACGGCCAACAAACGTTTTGAAATTTctgttcacaaaaaaaataaagaaaacaaaatagtgTATGaagtttaacaaaataaatattaaagacacaaagtaagaaaaaaacaaatcttctAAATCACTAATTTTTaatggaaattaaaaaaataaggcTATATcgaataataaataatttatattttcacttTGTGATATTAGTACAAGTCTGTAAGATGTTTTACtggaaatgaaaaaataataagaaaataattttttggatCATAGTTTTggactaaaaatattttgaaaactcccctaattagtatataaaaattcattttaaataacagCGTAATAAgctaattgtatttttttaaataataattttcaaaccaactaatatttaataataaatttaaataaattgtgAATATCTATTTATACTACTTTGATTATCATTTTACACGGAGTTTTAATccagaataatattttaactacAGCTAGATtgtaagatatttttttcttataactaaacaaataatatagtaataataattGCTGGCAAATTTTTTTGTAGTAATAATAAATTCATAGATTTTTCAGTGTATTTAACACatacatcatttttaaaagttgtttTATTTAAGCAATCAGTATTTAATTacaattgtaaaaaaaattataatcgtaaaaaaatatattttggataataaCTCGGGCTTAACAAATTCTTTATTCTTTTCGCATTTGTTCACCGtcccatatatattttatatcataaaaaaattgtaagttTTATTCATTTCTAATTCaatttctatttatatttttatggcataaaagtaatatatatatatatatatagtaatttagATATTGAATGCAACATTATTGGAATAAACCCGGGCGTTCTAGTATTGTTAATATTTAGAAATCCAAACTGCTAGATTAATAGGTATTGAATATCTAATTATGAATAACATGTACGTGTCATGTGCAATACATCTTCTATAGgtatctactttattaaaatagaagtacagaTATAAAATAcccctaaattttttaaattatttacacTTTTATGCCACTGAGACTATtaatgatatttcttttaataatctTGTCTTTTCGAATTAATTAATGCATAATTCCTAACAATAATACTGCCAAAAATAACGGAAACAATAACTTCAACGTAATGTGTGATTGAAGTTGCAAAACACCcaaatcatcttttttttttttatgcaaaaCCAAAACCTTAAATcgacttcatcttcttcatctttgagTGATGAATATGAAGTCGATTGGAGGCTTTAGTTTctggaaaaatatattttaagtgtTTAAAGAAGTAAGAAAACGCcgtttaactaattttttaaaaccatCGTTTACAAAGTTaacgacatttatttttatagttgaGTTTAACAGTTGACTATTCAGGTTTCTTAAATGACCGAGTCAACAAAATACGATAATTAAAATGGCCAATATTTGAAAGTTAAAGATTTTTTTAGCCCAAACATTAGTTTGAAGTTTTTTGgctttaatttgaaaattcagGGTTTTAAGAGCTGTTTTCTCAAATCAAAACAGAATATCTTTGTCAAGTCTATCCAAATCTATAATCAATGTCAAATCTTTAATATACCTATAAAACATAGAAACTATTCTATAATTTCGCTAActtctaaatttaaataaataatttttatttatttttaaaagaaattccAATCGATTCTTCTTTGCTTAACTTATCGAATAcaattaattcaaaattttgtgaAAAGTTTCGACTCCAAGCAATTGCCTATATTTGCATATAGTAGAAGatattttagaaacaatttATACTGTTTCATAAAacgatttatattatttttatatacccAAATTGAAGCCCATTAGAAATATGtaatcatctatcttattatttgatactttaatagtatagatgtttttatattaatcaaactgtttcttataagtgttataactaatttataaaaacatgtatatcATGCTAactaatagttttttttaataattcaaattcaaatttatgttttctatatatactATGCATTCCAACTATATATACATTTCTGATTTTTAACACCAATAATTTGTTAACATCCACAATAAAATAACTCAAAATAGTAGAACTAACTTtcacaaatacatcatttagtacaaacaaaaaaaaagtatcggTTGCGTgggtcaaaatctaaatatacaAATGTTGGATTTTTTTATGTGATATCCAGTAAATATCAGCCATATAATTTACGGTAGAACCCAAAAAAATGTTGGatgtaattaaacacattgttatctttcaaaatgttatattaatacacacattgcaaatcatgtataacatttactgtaaagaaagataaaaaaaataaaaattgatatccGCTCGGTGgagcggatcaaaatctagtaatacattaatttatgaAAACCTGTTTTATTGCAGAATggtttgtaaaattatttttgtgttAATATTTCTTGTATGGTTTACAGTTGATGTGATAACAGTAAAttgattatataatttgtataatGAGCCGGTTTGTAAGTGTTGATTattgttgattattttttttattgttgatTAATATAGTTTTCAAACGATGAGTTATGTGAGTGTAAACATATTCATTGTATACTGTAAtcaaaaactatgaaaataCTCAATTATATCTGTTTCTGTGTCTGTATTGTTCTTCTTGATCCTCTGTTTTGCCACTGCCCACGGGTCGTGTGTTCGTTTAGTTCTTTTTGATTCTCTGGTTATTCTTCTTGATCTATTTCTGTTTGTTAGTTATTCTTTATCATCCTAAAAGTCAAAATTGATCTCACTTATTAGaagtaatttattttagaaGTAATTTATGTATGAAAATGCCAAAACCCAAAATGGGCCCGACCCGTCTATTTCTGTTTGTTTGTAACGCCCCGATCCGTctacggctaatgggccacccacgttCGTTCATTCGGTCCGTGGAttccatcccatccgacggtcggtcgttaattttccaaggcttgAAATCATTTTTTACTGACCCTataatcaccacccgaccttttcctgtgttttggcctcacttacaagGTATCgcaaatcacttcccgataggtcacccatccttccactactccagctcaagcacgcttaactctagagttctttcaggatgtgttccgaaaaaggtaagtcaactttggtgatataggtagccaaatcaattctcttaagccttttcacatatcacaactcgggatgttacaattcaccccctctcaaagaacgcaacgtcctcgttgcgccccacgacaggtctcaagatgcctctcaggtcagaactgagacggctaaccagctctgataccacttgtaacgctcCGACCCGTctacggctaatgggccacccacgggccgacccatcccatccgacggtcggtcgttaattttccaaggttcgaaatcattgtttactgaccctgcaatcaccacccgacctttttCCGTGCTTTgtcctcacttacacggtatcgcgaatcacttcccgataggtcacccatccttccactaccccagctcaagcacgcttaactctggagttctttcaggatgtgttccggaaaaggtaagtcaacttttgtgatataggtagccaaatcaattctcttaaaccttttcacatatcacaactcgggatgttacaatatGGTTgatgtgattttttaatttttttacgtaatataaaatttaaaaaatgagagataatacagattttttttatcaaatctttattattcataatcattaattgtcatatatatgttaatcatttTAGGTAATTCCATAGCTTTTAGTTAAGGAAAATAATTGAGAATACTcttttatatactactaatcaatttaataattaatttaatgaaaatataatatatatttagacgAAGCAACCCTTTTTCTAAAGATTCTAAGaatcactagattttgatccgtcctTTAGAGGGCGGGACAAtcgttttgttttaaatttatgctCTTATTCGATTTTTCATAAGTATGTTTAGGCATGAGTATCCGGGTTGAGATCGATTGTCGTtaataaatttggtttggtctaacatatatatatatatatatatatatatcaactacGATAACGTACAATCTTACCGACAAATTGCGTGGCAATCAACTTTTGAGAGGGCGGGTATGTTTCTTTTGGACGGGCGGGATTTGTTTCctgtaaaatttaaatatcaaacATTGTATAGTTTGGTTTTGAagtataatctatactattataatGATGCGTAATACTAATTCGAGTTACATGTTTTAGATTGTAACTCATGTTTTGATAATATACCGAGTTAAATAGTtgagattttaatttatgttttgagaaagtAACAATGGCGGGTATGTTTCTTTGGCAAatttatgtttgtatatattatgTGTTTCAACATAAAATGTATATCAAGTGTCTTAATGATTTATGTTAGAAGTTGTTTTTAGGTTTatgttcatttttatatatacaaaatgttaGTATTGTGAATGgttgaaaaaaatcatttgattagagaataagttattttaaagttttatatttgtatttcaaAAAACTTATTCTCTTTGGTTATTtatgataagtttgtatttttatttacgtttatatctaaaacttaattataagatgttaaaaaaattgaaaacttttctttggtaaatttttattatgttaaaaatgtaataataatatcttctttaatttacatgtatatattcatatgagataattaaataatattatagatgaaaaaaaaaggttgatGAATATgagatatttaaataataatataaataaactaaattttttataaacatagtcaatatttaaattatacttgaaaataaaaaccTTAGTTTACAATGGGTTTTtgatgaattgttttttttttactattggGTTTAAGCAAAATGAGACTTAAGCCCAtgagttatttttaaaaaaaaaagcccaTGAGTTATATTCTATGTAACACAAACCGAAGTATACCGGAATAGATCTAGATGTTTCGAGcatcggaaaaaaaaaattaaacgaaaGTCGATTTCGATCGTTGCTCATAAAAAAAAGTCTTCTACGATCTATGTCGATTCAGCGACCAAAACCGGAGGACACCGCGGATTCGTTGCTCTCCGATATGAACAGGTTCTCTTTTCTATCTTTGTTCTTTTACGGATTCATATGTCAACCGTTAAACCTTTCAATTATTGAGACAGATCTaacttttgcaaaaaaaaaacaggaacaGCTTGAATGTTGTTTCTGACACAGAGAAAAAGCAATGGAAGTTAAGCTGAAGAATATCTGAAGCATTCTCCGACACAAGACAACAATCGGACATATATAAGCTGGTATTAGAGatatttgtctttttgtttaatattttagtagAAATGAAATCTGTTTGTTAAATATTCTTGTTTCCTAATTATTATTTCAGGTTAGTATATTTGAGACAAAACATCACGATTTACCAAACAGAGAccgatttaaaacaaaaatacatgGACGCGGCGAAGAAGAATTTATAAAGAAAGGGCCATGGAAAGCCGAAGAAGACGAAGTGTTCATCAAAGATACGGTCCGCGTGAGTGGAGCTCAATTCAATCCAAAGGTCTTCTTCAACGCATTCTTCAACGCACCGGGAAATCATGCCGTCTCCGTTGGTTCAACAGACTCCGCCCAATCGCAAAAAGTATACAACTTAATCCAATCCATGgtctttttattattcttcttcaGTCTCTGTTTTGTTTGCCTAaactttatatgttttttaatagGTGGTTATTCTCGGCGgatgaagagagaatggtgaTCAAATTGCAGGAGGAGTTTGATAATCAGTTATAGCAATCCAAAACGTCAAACAAATGAATTCCTTAAGAGGAAGACatgtattttgaaatttttaaataaagaaaaaatatatttctgtttGTTACCTtggatttttcatttttcagttTGTGTGGGTGTGTGTTTTAGTTTCAGAGATTTCGTTTGGTCGAGTTTGATCTTGTTGATAATTAGCATTTGAGTTCGGCTCCCATTTTTggctaattttaaataattcagTTAAAATTCATTTTGGATAGAATAACGGataaataagataaattaaaatttttgaataaaatatagaaaaaattacaCTCTAAGTCACATTTCTATTTTGTAATTACGCTCTGAGTCACTTTACACTACATGGACACTTTTTCTAACTTTTATCTACTTCTCGTTGGGATTACtaactaaaaccaaaccatttaaaaaaaatacacaaccATAAATTAATTGGTGGACCctacttttctttttggtgaTCGAGGAAAAGTTCTAGAACATTAATGGCCATCACCtctctttccttcttcttcatcatttaaaaaataaagaacttGAAAACATTTCTTTTGTCGTCGAAGTCTCCAGCTACATTTTCAgatcaccaaaaaaaaaggtgatCATAGTGTAATTTTCAGATCGTGGGGACATCAACGGCCAATTCTGATATTTTCCCAcaactggtcctctggattaaaattattttcactttGGACCATAAACTTTCAATTGTACAGAAagatctattttaattttttatcccAGTTTCAGTTGTACATTCTATACCCTATCAAATGCAAAACATCTAAATGTATCCTAAAATGACTcatataaacttaaaaatggtaaaaactactaaaatagcAAGACATCAATACACACATGAAACTTAATTAAAGTTTGATGATTATGAAGAAAAATGAGAATAATCCAGTGAGGAAGgctaaattaactaaattgaaatgggaaaaaatcaaaattatccAAAACGTCAATTATCATTAATTTGTGCAATGTACAACCCTGTGTACATATGGACAGAGAAAATCATGTGTACACCTTGACGCTACTTTACGGTactaattttaaattactaatGTATCTAAAAAATTAATCAGGTATatcatgtaaatatgcaagatatcagtGTATCattctttatttttgaaagtttagttaaaaataaacattttattgcGAAAATTATCTCTTGGAAAGCATGAAGtgctttttaattttttttataaaataaacaattttatttctATGAACAAATTTGGACTTCTGGTTAAGttgcaaaataaaatttacgtTTCTGGCCAAAAACATAAGAGGtggttttgattaaaatttttacaaGTTGAGTGGTGTACATATGCAtcattgtacatgtggatagTGAAATTTTGTATACATaggactatatatatatatcattataaaaACGTACACAAGAAATGATTCATATCCCATTGATATGTTATGATTTTACTGGTATTTAGAATTTCATTCAGTACATGTAAATCATTACTCAAGTTGACATATGTACATGTGTATCGTTGTACATGTTTATCATGTACACGTGGATAGTGAAATTATTTGTACACGTCGGAATGTATAAATGCCTACATACATATAAAATTACAACAATGTACCTTATTTATTTTGGAATGTACAAATGCCTACACACATATATTATTACAATAATGTACCTTATTTATTTGCAAATCATAAACATTTGGGACagacacaaaaataaaacaaatggtAGGGACTAATGCTGCAAAATCGAAAAATTCTCTTGGACTAGATTCCATTTTAACAGTCTCGAGGAAAATTCATGATTTGGTCAAAATCCATTAACAAATTATGAATTTGGGAATTTTATAGCACTTGGTTGGGTGATTGAGTTTGGCTGTTGGTgtgaatcaaaactcaaaaggaaaaaaaaaactcaaaaggaAGAGACATGACGAGTTGTTGCGCAGGGGCgaggagaaaaaaaagacattgtGACAGAACATGTATGATAGCTGAGCAGGGGTTACAAGACAAAAgttgcaattttttttctaaaaaagaagTTTTCCACCgagaaaggaaaagagaaaaagatctgtttcaattttttattatttaaaatgctAACCTtgaaaaagaaaccaaacaagATGTTTCTGGTTTTATCTTGGTTAAAGAAAAGTACCTCAGTATTCATAAGTGATTTACAGTGtactaaaaacttaaaaagtgacCTAGAATGTAAATCtctctaaaatatattcaaGTGATTAAGTTCTATCAAGAAATTAGGatacttttaaatattacagataaaaaaataatagggTAACCTAGTTTTTTGGCAGTTTCGatttataaatagtatttttagactatttgataactttaaaactaaatataattaatatttttagatatataaaatgtgtttgAGATATTTGGATACCCATTTGATTCttggtttgattttaatttttctattttagagatgTAAGAGCCATTCAGACATTTTGTGAAATTGGTTCGGTTCTGTTTATGTTCGATTTTTGATTCTCGATTTATATCCTAaagcttaattatatatatatatgtattttatatttgataaataattgatttagacttatttttaattatagagtgtataaacaaaatattaagactgatatcatttttaaataataaatatacttatttatttatatatttatctattttgaattttgttagtttaatattttaataaatcaataaatatatatttaaaattaaaaataaaaaaattaaaatagtttagaaggaattttcaaatttcacaataattatctatttatttttaaatagtataaggTTGTAACCAATTTTAGACACCAGTTGGATCCAAATTTTTGATTCTAccttaataatattgatttttacACCCATTTCCAAATatggatttaattatttttttcagaaattttaattaaaaattaagctTCAACTTTGTATCAAGCTTCATCTGTACAACTAAAACACGAGCCCTTTTTTTTACATCCCCTTAAACTTTCAAAGTAATTATAAGTGTGCCAttactatttaatttataattatattgattatttatttaaactaaataacaatatttccTAAAACCACTCAACTATAATCTTGCCTAACATTATGTACCCTATCCCTATGTTTGATGCAACACAATATTcacatttttttctgtttacgAAATACATAGTGTTCGAGAATAATGGTCAAAATCTAGATTATCTTCTTGGAATATATAGGGCTAATCAAAGGATTTGGAAACGTGAGATACATAGtgtacaaatttattttttgttaaaaaaataataactttgaaTTTCTTTTACATTGAAAGATCTAAAAATATTGaacaaacaaaatttgaaatcttattcatttaaaattaatgaattaaataactaatttgttgttttcttaaataataaatttaatttatattaacacTAAATTTAAgtatctaattaattatattttattaattaatataaaattgttaATTCTAATAGATAGAGTActgaaatatacatatatatttaataaaataaatattagtagttaaatattattaacatttagtgaaacaataaaatatgttattattaatatttttatgagtATAGTTTTACGGGTTGTTCcaacaaacatttaaaatatttatcaaatataaaattaactaaaaaataaaacacatttgaagttagatttgaacgtttaaATATTTGTTAGAATACATACtagatattttgaatttttgtataTCACATCCTAAGTTTCATACTGGTAAATTTGTATTACAAATCAGGTTCAGATATAACATAatggttttagttttaatttgtatcatatcataaaactcataaattaaCCATATATCGTTTCCGGATTCAGATtatattggtttggtttggaaatATCTGAagttaaatctaaaatttaaaagcaaaacataataaataattatttctttttaaataattatttaaaattaaacttattttagatattatttcaaaataaatatagaactgaatatttgaagtatatatttatatttcaaatatttatatttatgattaatttgGACATATGGATCAGTTATTCGGATTTTCGGGGTTTTTCTGTTTTTTGGGTTATTCGTTTTCGAATAATAACACTTCGGATCCGTATATGTTTATAcctgttttatttttagaccatgtaaaatttggatttcttctggtttgggtttggttcaAACTTGGGTTACAAATTTTATGCACATGTCTActtaaataaagagaaaatgcTTGTGATAATATAAAGTTTTGTCAAAAATATCGCGCGCTGTGAAAGCTGTTGAACACGAACCCCCAGAGATTGGAAGCTATTCTTATGCTTCCTTTTGTAAatgttaactagattttgacccgcgctttgaagcgcggaatatttacgatgaaaattcactaataacttaacaaatattttggtaattttaaagagtgtgtatttaaaaatattttgcatttaaatcagtgtttttaaattcaaacccgattgtgattataccggttaatccggagatctgacaattcaatttaggtttttaaaatatacatataaaaatcaCTAAAGAGACTAACCgatgaactgatggatgaccgatatgtaatctaattggatttaaattgtaatagtttcataattggtaatcttataatccaaatttaaagttcattattgcaatttatgaaattataacgtttctacaaaatttaaagagaaaatgatatatataaaataactaagattaattattgtattgtttggaaacattgatagtagtataaaatatattgtttggaaacattgatagtagtataaagaaataagtatatgtttggaaacatggatagtagtaaaagaaaggaacattagtgatttagtgtaggtttaactataaagtataaaggtgatatttaaaaaacttacaaaataaatgttaggtcccaacagaatgtttctgttttaataagatagattaggattaaaataaatgtagattattttattaattaggaTATTGCCAACACATACTGCTTAGCGGATGAGCACAAAAGAATCTCATCAAAGAAATAAAACTCACATATGATGTTCCGGATATCAGTGGAGGATAGAATAGAAAAATCATCAAGCATATTTTTGCCAATCGTAGGAATGGAAGTTTCAAAGCATTTGTATCAAGCTTCATCTGTATAATCTTCGACAACCCACGGTTGAAAGTGGTacaaaatcaaaccaaatagATGTCGTTTAGTATTATTAGGGATTTCAGGTAAGATGTCGTTCACTATTAttagggatttagggtatatTCGATTGATTTAAATGTATtacgaaaataaaaagaattacatAGCTGTCACATAAATATTTctgtttgaataaaaaaaattacaaaaatactgattttaattaaaaacatagcTTAAAAATAATACAGTGGCAAAAAActgtaaatattattaaagcaGAAGGGCACCTAAAAAAAgcattctgttttaatagtatagatttttttttttttgtaaatttaaagggttaattatatatatatataatatatatatatatatatatatatatatatatatttaaagatattattttatgatcttttgTGTATATagaatctgaaaatattaatagtcCAAGTCGTTACAGTTGAGAAAATTGCATATTGTGAGAATTGTGATATCTGGTGACATAATCAAGACAGAATAGTTGCGTCTCTGCTTCGATTGTAACAGAAGATACTCAGCTACGCTAACCGCAGATACTCAGCTACGCTAACCAATGGGAGTGGGAAGTAAAAGAATGTGATGACCAGCTGTGTAGTGGTTAGTATACCTAACCACAAGATAGACAACTTGCTGCCTTAATTAGTATACATATCAATTGTTGTAGACTTCTACTGTAAAGCAGAAGCTGGAGAGGAGTCTATTGTGGATTCAACCAAATCAGGAGATCCAACCATGAACAAAAATCCCCAAGTCTTTGTAAAAGTATTTCCAGAGAGAAGTATAAAGCATGTGTAGACATATCATCTCCCACTTGAACATAAAAACCTATGTTAGTGATGTGTTACTAAGATTGTTAAGCAATACAGAGTTACCCTCAAGCATTACGTCAGACTGCAACACAAGTTTTTTAGGTGGGACCTCAAAGAATCACTGACTGATAAGACAAGACAACCGATAAAAAAATCTCCCTCttcacattttatttatttacagcCACTGCAACACAACTCTGATTCAAGTTCAAACTACAAAGTCTATATGCATGAATAGTctctttcagaattttaaagttgcgcaaaacaaacacaaatctgGTCTTCTCTCATATATTTACTACCTGGTCACTGCTGTAAAGCAGCTTCAAGCGCCGCCTTCTTAGCTAGAAACGTCTGAGATAATTGTGGGTGTACTACCACATGGAGCTTGGGAGGCATTGGTACCGCACCCTTCCACTTCAGCACCTCCATTTTCTCAAGTCCACCAAGGTACAAGAGTTTAATCTCCTCAGCAGTATCTTTCATATTCAGCAAAACGCCAGACTTGGCGACAGAGGTCTGGCAGTGTTTCTGTGCTTCGGCGTACATACTAGCATGCTCAAGACAAAGCGAGATCGCAAAGTTCCTGCGTAAATCAAGTGTGCAGTCAACAACGAAACATCTAAAAGACATAAGAAAAGatttcaccaaaaaaaagaatacacaCTTACATGAAAGCGTGGTGCTTTGTAAGTACTGGCCTACTCATTAGGTCTGCCACTGGGTCGGTTTCCAGAAACAATAGAGCTTCGgtgtaaatcttcaaagaaagATCCACATCACCTATACAACAAATCAAAAGTCACAGTCTTCAAGATAACAAATAACAAAGTTTCTATGTATTAGCAGAAGATAATGTAAAAATAGTTCTTTTTTACCCTTTATGTAAGCAGAGTCGCCAAGAGCGCAGTACATTTTAGCCACTGAATCATAATCAACCGAAGTGCGTCCCAAGTTCTTCGTCTGGTTGATTATCATCAAACCCTCCTCGATCATCACAGTTCTCTTATCTTTTTCGGTCTCAAAGGTACAGCTTTGCAACTAAGCAAGATACCAACTTAATGCTTGCACTGAGAATCGCATCATCTCCTAAACCCTCTTCACTACAACCAACAAGATTGATCATAACTATCTACTTTACCCTTTTCGACATATAAGCTTCCATCTTAACCCTAATTGTTGAAAAATACCTCAAAGTTAGCGACTTTCTGAAACAAAAGAGGGCTTCAGCGAGGTGGTCGAGTCCCACGAACTCGGAACCTTTATCTCTTAGGAATTTGACGCACTCGTCCCTTGACATTTCAGTTCCCGCCATCTTTTGTCTACTgtggaagaagaaggaagacgAGGATAAACCAAGCGAGGGAGAAGCGAGAAGAAACCAAGAGAGGGAGAAGCGAGGGAGAGAAAGTTTGGATCTTTTCTTCTTGAAACTTAACTAACTTTAATTAATCTGTTATTATAGAGGGTTATTAATGAACCGAAGCCTCCGTAGTTATTCCGTTATTAATTCCGTCAGTATTAAACCTCCGTCACTGGTTCCGTCAGTACTA from Raphanus sativus cultivar WK10039 chromosome 8, ASM80110v3, whole genome shotgun sequence includes:
- the LOC130498526 gene encoding uncharacterized protein LOC130498526, with translation MIEEGLMIINQTKNLGRTSVDYDSVAKMYCALGDSAYIKGDVDLSLKIYTEALLFLETDPVADLMSRPVLTKHHAFMNFAISLCLEHASMYAEAQKHCQTSVAKSGVLLNMKDTAEEIKLLYLGGLEKMEVLKWKGAVPMPPKLHVVVHPQLSQTFLAKKAALEAALQQ